In one Parvibaculum sp. genomic region, the following are encoded:
- a CDS encoding CusA/CzcA family heavy metal efflux RND transporter: MIAGIIGWSARNSVLVLIGTLFAIVAGVYSIARIPLDAIPDLSDTQVIIVTDYPGQAPQVVEDQVTFPLATAMLNVPRSRVVRGFSFFGVSFVYVVFEDGTDLYWARSRVLEYLSAGADRLPEGVTPSLGPDATGVGWVYQYALKSSELNLAELRSLQDWRVRFAVSRAEGVAEVATVGGFVRQYAIIVDPLLLKSTGLTLADIAGAVRASNMDVGGRTIELAETEFMIRGRGYLAGIEDIEKIVLRAEGGTPLLLRDVARIELAPDERRGVAELGGEGEAVSGIAVQRHGANALDVIENVKRELAAVAPSLPGNTEIVEVYDRSALIGRAIDTLVRTLVEESIVVALVCFLFLWHARSALVAIVTLPVGILMALAATHVLGIPSNIMSLGGIAIAIGAMVDAAIVMIENAHKRLEHAPPGASRSAVVIEAAQEVGPALFFSLLIITVSFLPIFTLEAQEGRLFKPLAATKTFAMAAAALLSITLVPVLMTIFIRGRIVPEAKNPLNKALIWLYRPVIGLVLRARGVTILAAVLVLAVTVVPLSRIGSEFMPNLNEGTLFYMPTTLPGLSVTKAAELLQTQNRIIATFPEVASVWGKAGRADTATDPAPLEMFETIINLKPESEWRRGMNLDKLIAEMDAALQFPGVSNAWTMPIKARIDMLSTGIRTPVGVKIFGPDLVELERIAREIETTLRAVPGTSSAYAERVNGGYFLDIKPDRDRIARHGLSMETVQETIAMALGAKALTTTVEGRERYDVVMRYPQASRADPEAIAREVFVTTPAGAAVPLGEIADIARARGPTMIRTESGQPVVYVFVDIRDRDLGGYVGEARRVVAGEVALPAGYTVAWSGQFEYLARAQQRLSVVIPVTLLVIFLLLYLNFKGLTETFIVMLSLPFALVGGLWLMAALDFNMSVAAAVGFIALAGVAAETGVVMLLYLDHALRDAKALAAAEGRAFTRADLNGAIMEGAVGRVRPKMMTVITIIAGLLPILWATGTGAEVMQRIAVPMIGGMVSSTILTLVVIPAIYAIVHGMRLSMSGSQMSAQAIM; this comes from the coding sequence ATGATCGCGGGCATTATCGGCTGGTCGGCGCGCAACAGCGTTCTGGTGCTGATCGGCACGCTCTTTGCGATCGTCGCCGGTGTCTATTCGATCGCGCGCATTCCGCTCGATGCGATACCGGACCTGTCGGACACGCAGGTCATTATCGTGACCGACTATCCTGGCCAGGCGCCGCAGGTCGTCGAGGACCAGGTGACCTTTCCGCTCGCGACAGCGATGCTCAACGTGCCGCGCTCCCGCGTCGTGCGCGGCTTTTCCTTCTTCGGCGTTTCCTTCGTCTATGTCGTCTTCGAGGACGGCACCGATCTCTACTGGGCGCGAAGCCGTGTCCTCGAATATCTGAGCGCGGGCGCCGACCGCCTGCCCGAGGGTGTGACGCCCTCGCTCGGGCCGGACGCGACCGGCGTCGGCTGGGTCTATCAATATGCGCTGAAATCCTCGGAGCTGAACCTTGCCGAACTGCGCTCGCTGCAGGACTGGCGGGTCCGCTTCGCCGTCTCGCGCGCCGAGGGCGTTGCCGAGGTCGCAACGGTCGGGGGCTTCGTCCGGCAATATGCGATCATCGTCGACCCGCTGCTGCTGAAAAGCACAGGCCTGACGCTGGCCGACATCGCCGGCGCGGTGCGCGCCAGCAACATGGATGTCGGCGGCCGTACCATCGAGCTTGCCGAAACCGAGTTCATGATCCGCGGCCGCGGCTATCTCGCCGGCATCGAGGATATCGAGAAGATCGTGCTCCGCGCCGAGGGCGGCACGCCGCTACTGCTGCGCGACGTGGCGCGCATCGAACTCGCGCCGGACGAGCGGCGCGGCGTCGCCGAACTGGGCGGCGAGGGCGAGGCGGTTTCCGGCATCGCCGTGCAGCGCCATGGCGCCAATGCGCTCGACGTCATCGAAAACGTCAAACGCGAGCTTGCGGCCGTTGCGCCGAGCCTGCCCGGCAACACCGAAATCGTCGAGGTCTATGACCGCTCGGCGCTGATCGGCCGCGCCATCGACACGCTTGTGCGCACGCTTGTCGAGGAAAGCATCGTCGTGGCGCTGGTCTGTTTCCTCTTTCTCTGGCATGCGCGCAGCGCGCTTGTCGCCATCGTCACGCTGCCGGTCGGCATTCTGATGGCGCTGGCCGCGACCCATGTGCTCGGCATCCCCTCCAACATCATGAGCCTTGGCGGCATTGCGATCGCGATCGGCGCCATGGTCGATGCGGCGATCGTGATGATCGAAAACGCCCACAAGCGGCTCGAACATGCGCCGCCCGGCGCCTCGCGCAGCGCCGTCGTCATCGAAGCCGCGCAGGAGGTGGGCCCGGCGCTCTTTTTCAGCCTGCTGATCATCACCGTCTCCTTCCTGCCGATCTTCACGCTCGAAGCGCAGGAAGGCCGCCTCTTCAAGCCGCTTGCCGCCACCAAGACCTTCGCGATGGCGGCCGCCGCCCTTCTTTCGATCACGCTGGTGCCGGTGTTGATGACGATCTTTATTCGCGGCCGGATCGTGCCGGAGGCCAAAAACCCGCTCAACAAGGCGCTGATCTGGCTCTACCGGCCCGTAATCGGGCTGGTGCTGCGTGCCCGTGGCGTCACCATCCTCGCCGCTGTCCTCGTGCTCGCCGTCACGGTGGTGCCCCTCAGCCGCATCGGCTCGGAATTCATGCCGAACCTCAACGAGGGCACGCTCTTCTACATGCCGACGACGCTGCCGGGCCTTTCGGTGACGAAGGCGGCCGAACTGCTGCAGACGCAGAACCGGATCATTGCCACCTTTCCCGAGGTCGCCTCGGTCTGGGGCAAGGCGGGCCGCGCCGACACCGCGACCGACCCCGCGCCGCTTGAAATGTTCGAGACCATCATCAACCTCAAGCCTGAAAGCGAGTGGCGGCGGGGCATGAACCTCGACAAGCTGATTGCCGAAATGGACGCCGCGCTGCAGTTTCCGGGCGTCTCCAACGCCTGGACCATGCCCATCAAGGCCCGCATCGACATGCTCTCGACCGGCATCCGCACGCCGGTCGGCGTCAAGATCTTCGGGCCCGATCTGGTCGAGCTCGAACGGATCGCCCGCGAGATCGAAACCACCCTGCGCGCCGTTCCCGGCACCTCGTCGGCCTATGCCGAGCGGGTCAATGGCGGTTACTTCCTCGACATCAAGCCCGATCGCGACCGCATCGCCCGGCACGGCCTCTCGATGGAGACGGTGCAGGAGACGATTGCGATGGCGCTGGGCGCGAAAGCCCTCACCACCACGGTCGAGGGGCGCGAGCGCTACGACGTGGTGATGCGCTATCCGCAGGCCTCCCGCGCCGACCCTGAGGCAATCGCGCGCGAGGTTTTCGTCACGACGCCGGCGGGTGCTGCCGTTCCGCTCGGCGAGATCGCCGACATCGCGCGGGCGCGCGGCCCCACCATGATACGCACCGAGAGCGGCCAGCCGGTCGTCTATGTCTTTGTCGACATCCGCGACCGCGATCTCGGCGGCTATGTCGGCGAGGCGCGGCGCGTGGTCGCCGGCGAAGTCGCGCTGCCGGCCGGCTACACGGTCGCCTGGAGCGGCCAGTTCGAATATCTGGCCCGCGCGCAGCAGCGCCTTTCCGTCGTCATCCCGGTGACGCTGCTGGTGATATTCCTGCTCCTCTATCTCAACTTCAAAGGCCTCACTGAAACCTTCATCGTGATGCTGTCGCTGCCCTTCGCGCTGGTCGGCGGGCTCTGGCTGATGGCGGCGCTCGATTTCAACATGAGCGTCGCGGCCGCCGTCGGCTTCATCGCGCTGGCGGGCGTCGCGGCCGAAACCGGCGTCGTGATGCTGCTCTATCTCGACCACGCGCTTCGCGACGCGAAGGCGCTGGCCGCAGCCGAGGGCCGCGCCTTCACCCGCGCCGACCTCAATGGCGCCATCATGGAGGGCGCCGTCGGGCGCGTGCGGCCGAAAATGATGACCGTCATCACCATCATCGCGGGTCTCCTGCCGATCCTCTGGGCCACCGGCACCGGCGCCGAGGTGATGCAGCGCATCGCCGTGCCGATGATCGGCGGCATGGTGTCCTCCACCATCCTCACCCTCGTCGTGATCCCGGCGATCTACGCGATCGTCCATGGCATGAGATTGTCAATGTCCGGATCGCAAATGAGTGCCCAAGCGATCATGTAA